One region of Nitrosopumilaceae archaeon genomic DNA includes:
- a CDS encoding 6-bladed beta-propeller: MKIILCAGLLFLTLIFLIPQEAHAITIDAVPESDDFGPNDNISVDLNIHGYGVGSVSWVAHRPDGSSISGSLDQFKGGKGIHQILRNAFDNYFGNWSIDYTYNGIKQTVSFKVEPIKLIVIPDKELYYEPDIMKINITTSYYIPVATKAQVFHLNFYDSNGNFVKNLRQVDIMPFQYSTVYNFPISEIIDNDNPPGEYKFKIQYYNISVEVPFLIDDVRNLMTIFLQTDKQVYDTGDGVNLHLLFTRVKESSGAMKITDPLGNTTSSTFPVTSVNTNLHLENITTKPGTYNLEIQYAGITQKKSFQVTARSTLKPNIDLEIFLDKLKYRPGEIIGAKIHTTSLITNSIGFWFVDPNGKQSIKTTVPMKSGDIIIPHKIDKNDVQGTWNMYIDYGGATRTATFFVQGLSIENIDTVSSFKFSKPKLITTFGSGTNVNFKNPKAITIDSTDNIYVVDSGNSQIKKFDSAGKPLLSWGSFGSGNGQFQNPSGILVDQKYVYISDTGNARIEKFDKNGNFVLAWGTYGEIPGMFHTPVSISEDRDGNIFVLDSGTNKIQIFDLNGKYKDELHPALTYGGNFTAANSIVFDSQNNFYVVTSDTNRILKYNNNVDFINYFGSTGTEEGRFNNPNSIAIDSNGYIYVADTNNYRIQKFDSDGTFLVSWGSFGIGPEQFADPVGLAIDSKNNVYVIDKANNDVQKFSPLGNVDEITIPTWVKNSAKWWSEDLFNNTDFATGINYLIRQGIIQAPITSNESNSNVKIPGWIKTNVNWWTNGLISDKEFTAEIQYLISVGIVKT, translated from the coding sequence GTGAAAATCATACTTTGTGCAGGTTTACTTTTCTTAACATTAATTTTTCTAATTCCTCAAGAAGCTCATGCAATCACAATAGATGCTGTTCCAGAATCTGATGATTTTGGTCCAAATGATAACATCAGTGTAGATCTAAACATACATGGATATGGTGTGGGATCCGTATCATGGGTAGCACATAGGCCTGATGGTTCTAGCATTTCTGGTTCCCTTGATCAGTTCAAAGGAGGCAAAGGAATTCATCAGATTTTAAGAAATGCATTTGATAATTACTTTGGCAATTGGTCAATAGATTATACGTATAATGGAATAAAGCAGACAGTTTCGTTTAAGGTAGAACCTATCAAACTTATTGTAATACCAGACAAAGAACTTTACTATGAACCTGATATTATGAAAATAAACATCACTACATCATATTACATTCCTGTTGCTACAAAAGCACAAGTTTTTCATTTGAATTTTTATGACAGTAATGGTAATTTTGTAAAGAATTTGAGGCAAGTTGACATAATGCCCTTTCAATATAGTACGGTATACAATTTTCCAATAAGTGAAATTATTGATAACGATAATCCTCCAGGAGAATATAAGTTCAAGATTCAATATTACAACATTTCTGTTGAAGTACCATTTCTAATAGATGATGTAAGAAATCTTATGACAATTTTTTTGCAAACAGATAAGCAAGTATATGATACAGGAGATGGTGTTAATCTACACCTCTTATTTACAAGAGTAAAAGAATCAAGTGGTGCAATGAAAATCACCGATCCTTTAGGTAATACTACATCCAGTACATTTCCAGTTACTTCAGTTAATACAAATTTACACCTAGAAAATATTACAACCAAACCTGGAACCTATAATTTGGAAATACAATATGCTGGAATCACTCAAAAAAAATCATTTCAAGTGACAGCAAGATCTACTCTAAAACCAAATATTGATTTAGAAATTTTCCTTGACAAATTGAAATACAGACCAGGTGAGATTATTGGTGCAAAAATTCACACTACAAGTTTGATTACAAATTCCATAGGTTTCTGGTTTGTAGATCCAAATGGAAAACAGAGTATCAAAACCACTGTGCCAATGAAATCAGGAGATATTATTATTCCCCATAAAATTGACAAAAATGACGTGCAAGGAACATGGAATATGTATATTGATTATGGAGGTGCCACAAGAACTGCAACATTCTTTGTGCAGGGTCTTTCTATAGAAAACATTGACACTGTTTCATCTTTTAAGTTTAGTAAACCAAAATTAATTACTACTTTTGGTTCTGGCACTAATGTTAATTTCAAGAATCCCAAGGCTATCACGATAGATTCTACTGACAACATCTACGTAGTGGATTCTGGAAATTCACAAATTAAGAAGTTTGACTCTGCTGGAAAGCCGCTTTTGTCTTGGGGATCATTTGGATCAGGAAATGGACAATTTCAAAATCCATCTGGAATTTTAGTTGATCAAAAATATGTTTACATATCTGACACTGGAAATGCGCGAATAGAAAAATTTGATAAAAATGGAAACTTTGTATTAGCATGGGGAACATATGGTGAGATTCCAGGAATGTTTCATACGCCCGTTTCTATATCTGAAGATAGAGATGGGAACATTTTTGTTTTAGATTCTGGAACAAATAAAATCCAAATATTTGATCTTAATGGAAAATACAAAGATGAATTACACCCTGCTCTTACCTATGGTGGAAACTTTACTGCAGCAAATTCAATTGTTTTTGATTCTCAAAATAATTTTTATGTTGTAACCTCAGATACGAATAGAATTTTGAAATATAATAATAACGTAGATTTTATCAATTATTTTGGTTCTACAGGTACTGAAGAAGGTAGATTTAACAATCCTAATTCCATAGCAATAGATTCCAATGGTTACATCTATGTTGCAGACACAAATAATTACAGAATACAAAAGTTTGATTCTGATGGAACATTTCTAGTTAGTTGGGGTTCATTTGGTATTGGTCCTGAGCAGTTTGCAGATCCAGTTGGATTAGCTATTGATTCAAAAAATAATGTATATGTAATTGATAAGGCAAATAATGATGTTCAAAAATTTTCTCCATTAGGAAATGTAGATGAAATAACTATACCAACTTGGGTGAAAAACAGTGCCAAATGGTGGTCTGAAGATCTTTTTAACAATACTGACTTTGCAACAGGAATAAACTATCTAATAAGACAAGGAATAATTCAAGCTCCTATAACCTCTAATGAATCTAATTCTAATGTGAAAATACCAGGATGGATTAAAACAAATGTAAACTGGTGGACAAATGGATTGATCTCAGACAAGGAATTTACAGCTGAAATTCAATACCTCATCTCTGTTGGAATAGTAAAGACTTAG
- a CDS encoding 7-carboxy-7-deazaguanine synthase QueE, giving the protein MKVRLFEIFTSLEGEGILYGTKTLFVRLAGCPFKCFYCDTKDSLPMDSGQEYTIDEACKLIENNLEKNTYKVNFTGGDPLLQSEAVSEMAKFAKAKKIPTYLESSCYDSKRFSQVLPYLDYIKIEFKTPESEFVDPKHYSKLLENELQCLTLAVNSKKITYIKVVINSKTQLGPFKKLLEKIFTSTSKSKIAGFIIQPTYGIAEPSLKQLLSFYDAVYPYYNEARIIPQLHKFIGAP; this is encoded by the coding sequence TTGAAAGTAAGACTATTTGAGATATTCACTTCACTTGAAGGAGAAGGGATACTATATGGAACAAAGACGCTTTTTGTAAGACTAGCAGGTTGTCCTTTCAAATGTTTTTACTGTGACACTAAAGACTCCTTACCAATGGATTCTGGACAGGAATACACCATTGACGAAGCTTGTAAACTAATAGAAAATAATTTGGAAAAAAATACATACAAAGTCAATTTTACAGGAGGTGATCCTTTGCTTCAATCTGAAGCAGTCTCAGAAATGGCAAAGTTTGCTAAGGCGAAAAAAATTCCAACTTATCTTGAATCATCATGTTATGACTCGAAAAGATTTTCCCAAGTTCTTCCATATCTTGATTACATCAAAATTGAATTTAAGACACCAGAATCAGAATTTGTTGATCCAAAACATTATTCTAAACTTTTAGAAAATGAATTACAATGCCTTACCCTGGCAGTAAATTCAAAAAAAATTACCTACATCAAAGTCGTAATAAATTCAAAAACTCAACTTGGACCATTTAAAAAGCTACTAGAGAAGATTTTTACTAGTACTTCTAAATCGAAAATTGCAGGATTTATAATACAGCCAACCTATGGTATAGCAGAGCCAAGTTTGAAACAGCTTCTTAGTTTTTATGATGCAGTTTATCCATATTATAATGAAGCACGAATAATTCCGCAACTTCATAAATTCATAGGTGCACCATGA
- the folE gene encoding GTP cyclohydrolase I FolE, with translation MNKDRIRRLVRELIAEIGEDPTREGLVDTPARIADMYTEIFNGYDAESELSVKFSEDSDVIIAKDIQFYSMCEHHMLPFFGKIAIAYSPNGKVFGISKLVRLVEKYTKRLQIQERITKNIADELYSEGVKGVIVITEGEHLCMKMRGVENDAKVTTVAYRGIYDKKEARTDILGMIYNASSQTKII, from the coding sequence ATGAATAAAGATAGAATAAGACGACTAGTAAGAGAACTAATAGCCGAAATAGGCGAAGATCCTACTCGTGAGGGTCTGGTGGATACTCCCGCCAGAATTGCAGACATGTACACAGAAATTTTCAATGGTTATGACGCCGAATCTGAACTATCTGTCAAATTCTCTGAAGATTCTGATGTAATTATTGCAAAAGATATTCAATTTTATTCAATGTGTGAACATCATATGTTGCCTTTTTTTGGAAAGATTGCTATAGCATATTCGCCAAATGGAAAAGTTTTTGGAATCTCAAAATTAGTTAGACTCGTAGAAAAATATACTAAAAGATTGCAAATACAAGAAAGGATTACAAAAAACATTGCAGATGAATTGTATTCAGAAGGAGTAAAGGGAGTTATTGTGATCACAGAAGGAGAACATCTTTGTATGAAAATGCGTGGTGTTGAAAATGATGCCAAAGTAACTACCGTTGCATATAGAGGAATTTACGACAAAAAAGAAGCCAGAACAGACATACTGGGTATGATTTACAATGCCAGCTCACAAACTAAAATAATCTAA
- a CDS encoding 7-cyano-7-deazaguanine synthase produces the protein MKKAIIIFSGGLDSVCTAIHLKSRFELHAITFSYGQKADQEIKIAKHFAKNLKLAEHKIVNIEFMKELYEKTNALTNSKMKIPSKFDYSVVVPIRNAVFLSIASAWAFSKNAQLVAYGAHKGDQRYPDCRPSFSRLIERAFNEGEIDGIKQNLRKKINVWTPFMVGLSKSDLLKIGYKRLGDEIFKTWSCYANVKIHCGSCESCSNRKAAFLKARIYDKTEYRN, from the coding sequence TTGAAAAAAGCAATAATAATTTTTAGTGGAGGATTAGATTCCGTTTGCACTGCAATACATTTGAAATCTAGGTTTGAACTTCATGCAATTACTTTTTCATATGGTCAAAAGGCAGATCAAGAAATAAAAATAGCAAAACATTTTGCAAAAAATTTAAAATTAGCAGAGCATAAAATTGTAAATATAGAGTTCATGAAAGAACTTTACGAGAAAACAAATGCGCTCACAAACTCAAAAATGAAAATTCCTTCCAAGTTTGATTATTCTGTTGTAGTTCCTATAAGAAATGCTGTTTTTCTCTCAATTGCTTCTGCATGGGCATTTTCAAAAAATGCTCAATTAGTAGCATATGGTGCCCATAAGGGTGATCAAAGATATCCGGATTGTAGACCTTCCTTTAGTAGACTAATTGAACGGGCATTTAATGAAGGTGAAATTGATGGAATAAAGCAAAATCTTAGAAAGAAAATCAATGTGTGGACTCCTTTTATGGTCGGTTTGTCAAAAAGTGATCTTCTAAAAATTGGTTATAAAAGACTTGGAGATGAAATCTTCAAAACTTGGAGTTGTTATGCCAATGTCAAAATTCATTGCGGTAGCTGTGAATCATGTAGCAATAGAAAAGCTGCATTTCTTAAAGCCAGAATATATGATAAAACAGAGTATAGAAACTAG
- a CDS encoding GRP family sugar transporter, with protein sequence MIYLGLLFAVLAAINWGTFFVSVRKVGITNVWQLQGATSIGVLLFAIPIGFFWGFELQLSGFVAGIIWTVSNILALYAVRLIGLARTSPFLAGFSIIASFTWGVLFFGEKFNSLILALIAIGLLLCGLPFVTNGARNPSIQKKGYIVAAAGGLIGGSYVIPMQATHTLQTGFFSSSLSIFMIGIPLFFFARRFIKKETIAGVISGTLFNIGSLSVLIAVGMIGITIAYPISQTATLFAVSWGILYFKEIVQKRGIIRVGMGAVLILCGAALLTIA encoded by the coding sequence TTGATATATTTGGGTCTGCTTTTTGCTGTCCTTGCAGCTATAAACTGGGGAACTTTTTTTGTATCAGTTAGAAAAGTAGGCATCACAAATGTCTGGCAACTACAAGGAGCAACTTCTATAGGCGTTCTTCTTTTTGCCATCCCAATTGGTTTTTTCTGGGGTTTTGAATTACAGTTAAGCGGTTTTGTAGCTGGCATAATTTGGACTGTCAGTAATATTCTAGCTCTATATGCAGTAAGACTAATCGGACTTGCAAGAACATCGCCTTTTCTTGCAGGATTTAGTATTATAGCGTCATTTACGTGGGGAGTTTTATTTTTTGGTGAAAAATTTAATTCATTAATTCTTGCATTGATAGCAATAGGACTTTTACTATGCGGATTACCATTTGTAACTAATGGAGCTAGAAATCCATCAATACAAAAAAAAGGATACATAGTAGCGGCAGCTGGAGGTTTGATAGGAGGCTCTTATGTTATTCCAATGCAAGCAACTCATACTCTACAAACAGGGTTTTTTTCGTCAAGTCTTTCCATTTTTATGATTGGTATACCTTTGTTTTTCTTTGCGAGAAGATTTATCAAAAAGGAGACTATTGCTGGAGTCATTTCTGGAACTCTTTTTAATATTGGTAGTCTATCAGTGTTAATTGCTGTTGGCATGATAGGCATAACAATAGCATATCCAATTTCTCAAACAGCTACCCTTTTTGCAGTATCTTGGGGAATATTATATTTTAAAGAAATAGTTCAAAAACGTGGAATAATACGTGTCGGGATGGGTGCTGTTTTGATATTATGCGGTGCAGCATTACTTACTATAGCATAA
- a CDS encoding enoyl-CoA hydratase-related protein: MTPKYLQVEKDGEIVLITINRPEKLNALNLEVMNEFISILDDLEKDSSKVVIITGAGQKAFSAGADIEYMSKIGSSEAEKYALKGHEVLNKIEKLEKPVIAAINGYALGGGCELGLACDIRFASPNAQLGQPEVTIGICPGWGGTQRLLRIIGPARAKDLIFTGRKINAEEALVMGLVNKIISNENLISESKAYAKNIIKNSSFAIGISKMLVNKGMDANLDTGLKLEIYSWSLCFSSKEREERMRAFVEKNN; encoded by the coding sequence ATGACACCAAAATATCTTCAGGTTGAAAAAGATGGCGAAATTGTATTAATCACAATAAACAGACCAGAGAAACTTAATGCATTAAATCTTGAAGTAATGAATGAATTTATTTCAATATTAGATGATTTAGAAAAAGACTCGTCAAAGGTAGTTATTATTACCGGTGCTGGACAAAAGGCATTCTCTGCAGGAGCTGATATTGAATATATGAGTAAAATAGGATCATCGGAAGCAGAAAAATACGCATTGAAAGGACATGAGGTACTCAATAAGATTGAAAAACTGGAAAAACCAGTCATTGCGGCAATTAATGGTTACGCACTTGGTGGGGGTTGTGAGCTTGGTCTTGCATGTGACATTAGGTTCGCTTCTCCAAATGCTCAACTTGGTCAACCTGAAGTTACAATAGGTATCTGTCCAGGGTGGGGTGGCACTCAAAGACTTTTACGAATTATAGGACCTGCTAGGGCAAAGGATCTAATATTTACAGGAAGAAAAATTAATGCAGAAGAAGCTCTTGTAATGGGTTTGGTAAATAAAATAATTTCAAATGAAAATCTTATTTCAGAATCAAAAGCATATGCAAAAAATATAATAAAAAACAGTAGTTTTGCTATTGGTATATCAAAGATGCTTGTTAACAAAGGAATGGATGCAAATCTAGATACTGGTTTAAAGCTTGAAATCTATTCTTGGTCTCTTTGCTTTTCAAGTAAAGAAAGAGAAGAAAGAATGCGAGCGTTTGTAGAAAAAAATAACTAA
- a CDS encoding homoserine kinase, which produces MVSKVIVKSPSSTANLGPGFDVFGLALDAYYDKIQLEKGNNGIKIQTSDSIPIVPEKNSAGLVVKEMAKKFKIKSGLVLKINKGVPAGFGMGSSAASAAAAAVAFDALFDLNLDAKALVEFAGMGEKASAGSIHYDNVAAALLGGFVIVRTNPLNIIRIEPPKDLVLCVAIPKLVIPPKKTQVSRGVLPKQIKLSDHVHNLSNAAAMTAGFMKQDTLMIGSSVRDIIVEPARQHMIPGFIQVKENALRAGALGFTISGAGPSVIAFALQTSNVKKICTAMEIGFKSAKTKCQTIICKPSKGTIIL; this is translated from the coding sequence ATGGTCTCTAAAGTTATTGTAAAATCTCCATCTTCTACTGCAAACTTGGGTCCCGGCTTTGATGTGTTTGGTCTTGCACTTGATGCCTATTATGATAAAATACAACTTGAAAAAGGTAATAATGGAATTAAAATTCAAACTTCTGACTCTATTCCCATTGTACCAGAAAAAAACTCTGCCGGATTGGTTGTAAAAGAAATGGCAAAAAAATTCAAGATCAAATCTGGTCTAGTTTTAAAAATTAACAAAGGAGTACCTGCAGGCTTTGGAATGGGAAGCAGTGCAGCGTCAGCTGCTGCCGCTGCTGTAGCTTTTGATGCGTTATTTGATCTTAATCTTGATGCAAAAGCTCTTGTAGAATTTGCAGGTATGGGAGAGAAAGCCAGTGCGGGTTCTATTCATTATGATAATGTAGCAGCAGCGTTACTTGGCGGTTTTGTTATAGTGAGAACAAATCCACTTAATATAATAAGAATAGAGCCACCTAAGGATCTGGTTCTTTGTGTTGCAATTCCCAAACTTGTCATACCACCAAAGAAGACTCAAGTTTCTAGAGGTGTTCTACCAAAACAAATCAAGCTTTCAGATCACGTCCATAATCTCTCAAATGCCGCAGCAATGACAGCAGGATTTATGAAACAAGATACATTGATGATTGGGAGTTCTGTAAGAGACATAATAGTGGAACCTGCAAGGCAACACATGATTCCAGGATTTATTCAAGTAAAAGAAAATGCCCTTCGAGCTGGAGCGCTTGGTTTCACGATAAGTGGTGCGGGACCATCTGTTATTGCCTTTGCTTTGCAGACATCCAATGTAAAAAAGATTTGTACTGCTATGGAAATAGGATTCAAATCTGCAAAAACAAAATGTCAAACAATCATATGCAAACCAAGTAAAGGTACAATAATACTTTAG
- a CDS encoding ATP/GTP-binding protein has protein sequence MKAIFIIGTAGSGKSLLTANLFDYYTKNGNFAGVLNLDPGVENLPYTCDVDVRDYVDLISVMKQYDLGPNGAMIMASDLIASKIDELQRDVDNVNPDYLIVDTPGQIELFAYRTSGPFFVQNFNVEQKGAIFLHDGSLVTTPTNFVSMALLASSIKLRLNLPFVNVLTKIDLIEDRIRDILKWSSNLNSLEEAISKQSDGESYTLVMNILRSLNVGGFSQGLIPISNTTTEGMINLEAALSRILNLGEEIEE, from the coding sequence ATGAAAGCCATTTTTATTATTGGTACTGCTGGTTCCGGGAAATCATTACTCACGGCAAACTTATTTGATTATTATACAAAGAATGGTAATTTTGCTGGTGTTTTAAATTTGGATCCAGGAGTAGAAAATTTACCATATACTTGTGATGTTGATGTTAGAGACTATGTAGATCTTATCTCAGTAATGAAACAGTACGATTTGGGACCTAATGGTGCAATGATAATGGCAAGTGATCTAATTGCATCAAAAATTGATGAACTTCAAAGAGACGTTGATAATGTAAATCCAGACTATTTGATAGTTGATACGCCAGGACAGATAGAGCTTTTTGCATATAGAACAAGTGGTCCTTTTTTTGTACAAAATTTTAATGTGGAACAAAAAGGTGCAATATTTCTACATGATGGTTCACTTGTTACCACACCAACTAATTTTGTTTCAATGGCACTTCTTGCTTCGTCAATCAAACTTAGATTAAATTTGCCTTTCGTTAATGTCTTAACAAAAATTGATCTGATAGAAGACCGAATTAGAGATATTTTAAAATGGTCTTCAAATCTGAACAGTCTTGAAGAAGCAATATCTAAACAATCAGATGGGGAAAGCTACACTCTTGTGATGAATATTTTAAGAAGTTTGAATGTTGGTGGATTTTCCCAAGGACTAATTCCAATTTCAAATACAACTACTGAAGGAATGATTAATCTTGAGGCTGCGTTGAGCAGAATTCTTAATTTGGGAGAGGAGATAGAAGAGTAA
- a CDS encoding lysylphosphatidylglycerol synthase transmembrane domain-containing protein, whose translation MNWKILAIPVSVIPFVLIAVTFNISLNSLFAIGLLPFVGAALAMCCKLFTQGLKFNYLVKKFLGPVEANWKTISVRIGSEFVTSTTPSFVGGELARIMWLNKRGIPIGKASWVTIMEIVTEVLVAGTFALTAAVFSFLNGAYVIGITIVAISLPVTGLWCTLFFLSSKRTFQIPSWATKLAKRSGRERIVNSLDKTNLWMKEICDMSRETLHNKQAKKAFAVSIIISVFTWGFYGLSFMIIANNAGYVIDFFHSLMAAMASNAIGNLPITIGGSGLTEFAIWAYLGHLNTLTFEAAKNSLQWNVVIGWRIATYHVGLVISWIFLMKIVYPGIKNTKTV comes from the coding sequence ATGAATTGGAAAATACTGGCAATTCCAGTAAGTGTAATCCCTTTTGTTTTAATTGCTGTTACCTTTAACATAAGTCTTAATTCTCTTTTTGCTATAGGTCTTCTTCCTTTTGTTGGTGCTGCACTTGCTATGTGTTGTAAATTGTTTACACAAGGTCTAAAATTCAATTATTTAGTAAAAAAATTTCTTGGACCTGTAGAGGCTAATTGGAAAACAATCTCAGTAAGAATTGGAAGCGAGTTTGTTACATCTACCACTCCATCATTTGTAGGTGGAGAATTGGCTAGAATAATGTGGTTAAATAAGAGAGGTATTCCAATTGGTAAAGCATCCTGGGTTACGATAATGGAAATTGTTACCGAAGTATTAGTAGCAGGAACTTTTGCTCTTACTGCAGCTGTATTTTCATTTCTTAACGGTGCATATGTTATTGGGATCACAATAGTTGCAATAAGTTTGCCTGTCACTGGATTGTGGTGTACACTATTTTTTTTATCATCTAAAAGAACTTTTCAAATTCCTTCATGGGCTACAAAACTTGCTAAACGTTCTGGAAGAGAACGCATAGTGAACTCGCTTGATAAAACAAATCTTTGGATGAAAGAGATTTGTGACATGAGTAGAGAAACATTACACAATAAGCAAGCAAAAAAAGCCTTTGCTGTATCAATTATTATTTCTGTCTTTACTTGGGGATTTTATGGATTATCATTTATGATAATTGCAAACAATGCAGGTTATGTCATAGATTTCTTTCACTCCCTTATGGCTGCGATGGCTTCAAACGCTATAGGAAACTTACCCATTACAATTGGCGGATCAGGTCTTACAGAATTTGCAATCTGGGCGTATCTTGGACATCTTAATACATTGACCTTTGAGGCAGCAAAAAACAGTCTTCAATGGAATGTTGTAATAGGCTGGAGGATTGCAACTTATCATGTTGGCCTTGTTATAAGCTGGATATTCTTGATGAAAATTGTGTATCCAGGCATAAAAAATACAAAAACTGTATAG
- a CDS encoding SDR family NAD(P)-dependent oxidoreductase, which yields MDYANKVVVITGASSGIGEESVIEFAKRKSKVVLVSRNKQNLEVVAEKIKKYNSEFLVYPCDISKKDEVEKMGRDVLEKFGRIDVLVNNAGFGIYSPIHESKIEEIESQMATNYFGMIYCIKIFLPKMLEQKSGHIVNVASVAASFGIPGIAPYCASKFAMLGFSEGLYHELKGTGVGITVVSPIMVKTNFLKHQSFKSFPKYSSMSLSSSAVAKAIVRASSSPRLEIIIPSVVRIAVWFKQTFPYLINPIIGTAFRKSMKARKVS from the coding sequence ATGGATTATGCCAACAAAGTAGTTGTAATCACTGGAGCTTCTAGCGGTATTGGCGAAGAATCTGTAATAGAATTTGCCAAACGAAAAAGCAAAGTAGTATTGGTTTCACGAAATAAACAAAATCTTGAAGTTGTAGCAGAAAAAATTAAAAAATATAATTCTGAATTCCTGGTTTATCCCTGCGATATATCCAAGAAAGATGAGGTTGAAAAAATGGGCAGAGATGTTCTAGAAAAGTTTGGTAGAATCGATGTTTTAGTTAATAATGCAGGTTTTGGCATTTACAGTCCAATACATGAATCAAAAATTGAAGAAATAGAATCTCAAATGGCTACAAACTATTTTGGTATGATTTATTGTATAAAGATATTCCTGCCAAAAATGCTAGAGCAAAAATCAGGACATATAGTAAATGTGGCATCAGTTGCTGCAAGTTTCGGCATTCCTGGAATTGCACCATATTGTGCATCCAAGTTTGCCATGTTAGGTTTCTCAGAAGGCCTTTATCATGAGCTAAAGGGAACTGGGGTGGGAATTACTGTCGTCAGTCCTATTATGGTTAAAACTAATTTTTTAAAACATCAATCTTTCAAATCTTTCCCAAAATATTCATCAATGTCACTTAGTTCTAGTGCTGTTGCTAAAGCAATAGTGAGAGCATCATCTTCGCCAAGACTAGAGATCATAATTCCATCGGTTGTTAGAATTGCAGTCTGGTTCAAACAAACATTTCCTTATCTAATCAATCCAATTATTGGTACAGCTTTTAGAAAGTCAATGAAAGCAAGAAAAGTATCCTAA
- a CDS encoding glycosyltransferase, with the protein MLKIGEFIYPWGNGHYTRMMALDQILTKYIKSEFEVHYSSKGEIYQKLLEKFPTKKQYIHEIFMPTPIDGKKGPSVTRSLWNFLLPVSGNPPLVKQISSYLIKEAKLYDVQKFDLVINDGDVGSNVLADKRGINCIFVTNQFKPKLWKSHSYFYPSVVYISKQIEKATKIVVADSAPPNTICEYNLNFTDKIKKKVVYAGHFSNRMITNPKPKSDLEKLTENEDFGYWMQTGNKATNDVTGKKYKQVFRANEMRNEKRLISHAKNDPTIDRVTGRDGKVYSFSEAFDKKIDWIQIDVGFLSEQEKNTVLDLCKYVVINGSHTAMGEILGMKAKPIIGIPIYDEHTNQIKWAEDKRLGVLATNKKQVIAAIHKIQKNYEVYLEHVTEFARGFNRNGAQNTAKIISEMLES; encoded by the coding sequence ATGTTAAAGATAGGTGAATTCATTTACCCATGGGGAAATGGTCATTACACAAGAATGATGGCGTTAGATCAAATTCTGACTAAATACATAAAATCAGAGTTCGAGGTACATTATTCAAGTAAAGGTGAAATATATCAAAAACTACTTGAAAAATTTCCTACAAAAAAACAATATATTCATGAAATTTTCATGCCAACACCAATTGATGGAAAGAAAGGTCCAAGTGTAACACGTTCACTATGGAATTTTTTACTTCCAGTTTCAGGGAATCCACCATTAGTTAAACAAATTTCAAGCTATTTAATAAAAGAAGCAAAACTATACGATGTACAAAAATTTGATCTTGTAATTAATGATGGTGATGTTGGATCTAATGTATTAGCAGATAAAAGAGGAATTAATTGTATATTTGTAACAAACCAGTTTAAACCAAAACTTTGGAAATCACATTCTTATTTTTATCCTTCAGTAGTTTACATATCAAAACAGATAGAAAAAGCTACAAAGATTGTAGTAGCTGATTCTGCTCCCCCAAACACTATCTGTGAATACAATCTCAACTTCACAGATAAGATAAAGAAAAAAGTGGTTTATGCAGGACATTTTTCAAATAGAATGATAACAAATCCAAAACCAAAATCAGATTTAGAAAAATTAACTGAGAATGAAGATTTTGGATATTGGATGCAAACTGGCAACAAAGCTACCAATGATGTAACTGGCAAAAAATACAAACAAGTTTTTCGTGCAAATGAGATGCGTAATGAGAAGAGGTTAATCTCTCATGCCAAAAATGATCCAACTATAGATAGAGTTACTGGTAGAGATGGTAAAGTGTATTCTTTTTCTGAAGCTTTCGATAAAAAAATAGACTGGATTCAAATTGATGTTGGATTTTTGTCAGAACAGGAAAAGAACACAGTTCTGGATTTGTGTAAATATGTAGTGATAAATGGTTCACATACGGCAATGGGTGAAATACTTGGAATGAAAGCAAAGCCAATCATAGGTATTCCAATCTATGATGAACATACAAACCAGATAAAATGGGCAGAAGACAAACGTCTAGGCGTTCTTGCAACAAATAAAAAACAAGTAATAGCTGCCATTCATAAAATACAAAAAAATTATGAGGTATACTTGGAACATGTTACTGAATTTGCTAGGGGTTTTAATAGAAATGGTGCACAAAATACGGCAAAAATTATTTCTGAGATGTTAGAGAGTTAG